The Helianthus annuus cultivar XRQ/B chromosome 11, HanXRQr2.0-SUNRISE, whole genome shotgun sequence region GGTCGGCTGGTTGTCTCCATTGGAGGTGTCGGTTCGATCCCTGGCTGCTGCAGGGTGAGACATCCGGGTGAAGGCTCGGCTTGGGATTTATCCTGGGTTCGAGTCTAACGGGGGGCGAGGGTTTACCCATTTCACGGGGTTCTCAAGCATTAGGGGTGTGCTACGTTTTATTGTGGTGGTCGAGTAGTCGGCCTTTGGGCATAGCTACAGAAATGTGGATTTATACGTGGAAAACAGTTAGtcgttaaaaaagaaaaaaaaaaaccttgcaTAATATCCACCTGGATTCGTAAAGAGCCACGTTACCGCCAATCCTATCCTTCGTTGTGGATTGCCGATTACGTTATCAACTCACCCACACATCCATTACTCTTCTTCACTCTCCACTCTTCCCTTACCCGCCGGAGTTACAAAAATGTCATTCTCATCCACTCTATTCTCTCATAACATTCGTTTCGCCACCAACCAACTctcaaaccctaaccctaagCTCCACAACCTAAACAACCGAAGATCCCTAACCGTATCCGCAATCGGCACCGACACACTCGACGGAACAACACTCGCGGTCATCGGCGGCAGCTCCGTTGCCGCGCTTGCCGCCGCAATTTCACTTTCCGATCCGGAGAAACGCCGGCAGTTACAAGCGGAGGAGGTTGGAGGCGGTGATAAGGAGGTTGTGAGAGACTATTTCACTAACGATGGTTTTCAACGGTGGAAGAAGATTTACGGAACTACGGATGACGTCAACAAGGTGCAGTTGGATATACGAATTGGACATGCGAAGACTGTGGAGAGTGTGATGAAGATGTTGACTGATGAAGGCTCGCTTAAAGGTGTTAGTGTTTGTGATGCAGGATGTGGTACTGGATTGTTGTCGATTCCGTTGGCGAAAGAAGGTGCTGTTGTTTCGGCTAGTGATATTTCTGCTTCTATGGTTTCTGAAGCTCAGAAACAGGTTTGAGTGAATAATTTGTCCCTAATTGGTAGTTCAAGTTAGTTGTAGATCGACCTAATCTCTAATTTCATATTTGGTAGTTGATAATTAACACTAAATTAGTTTCGGTTTTTTTGTgaaaccgatcggttatggttcaGTGGATGTGATTAACCGACCGTTCGGTTATGGTTAGACTAGCGAGAGTGGGGCATTTTATGTTGCCCCggcgttggggggggggggggggtgagcTAGCTAGCTAGGATTGGTTGTTGAAATTGGACCGTTTGGGGTAGCTGTTAGCCATAGCCGTTGAGCATGGCGGTTTCAatgtaaaaaatcaaattaaaaaaaatacaaatttttacctataaatacccatctgaAACTTTATTTTTTCCACATTTCTTTACAAATCTTCTTCAACCAATCTCACACCAAACAACAAATCTTTTTCAACCAAACCAACATCAGAAAACCGAACATGGTGCATTGgacggaggaggaggaggagatcACACTTGTTACATCTATCGATCGTTGATGCACAACGTACGTTACAACGTGGTCAAACCGCGTATTGGGGACAAGCGTTCCAGCAATACTAACAACACGTCGTGAACGCTCGTCACAATTTAAACGCCTGCCAACACAAGTGGCGTGAACTAAAACCGAAGCTGGATTGATTTAAAGTTTGTTTCGACCGTGTCCCTGCGGGGGACCTGAGCCACGACGATTGAGTGGGGATCGCGAAGATCGAGTGTAGGCACGACGGGAATCCGGAATTTAAGTGGGTTCCCCACTTTAACATTTATCGAACTCTGTAAAAAAACACTGGACAATTAACCGGTTTTAACTGAAACCGGCCCATAACCGACAGTTAACCGATGGTTATGGTTAAGCCTTCATAACTGAACCGAATCGACTTTGCACACCCTTAAATTAATTTTTGGTACTCAAATCGTGCTTGTTCTTGGACGATTTCAACATTGATATATGATACTAAATAGATTCAATTCTCCTTGCTTGATCTAACTGCTTCAAATGAAACTAAAACACAAGAGAATTAGATCAAACAAGTGATCATGTTGTTGAAATTCCTGCAGGCAAAAGAGGCACTTGAGGGCAAAGATGGTGTACAGATCCCAAAATTTGAAGTGAGTGATTTAGAAAGCTTAAATGGGAATTATGATACAGTAGTGTGTTTGGATGTACTGATACACTATCCACAAAGCAAGGCTGATGGCATGATCGCGCATCTTGCATCGCTAGCTGAAAATCGTTTGATACTCAGTTTCGCACCCAAAACGTTCTATTATGATCTGTTGAAGAGAATTGGAGAACTTTTTCCAGGACCTTCAAAGGCAACAAGAGCATATCTTCACTCGGAAGCTGATATAGAACGGGCATTACAGAAAGTTGGCTGGAAAATCAGAAAGAGGGGTCTCACTACCACACAGTTTTACTTTTCACGGATCGTTGAAGCCGTTCGCGCTTAGATTGATGACAGGTCAGATTTATGCGCATTTTTACAAATTGTTTTTGGTAGCACCATGTTTTAAAATCTGATCTCCCTGTATTCTGTAGTAACATGATGTAAATTAGCGTAGATGATGAAAATTCAAGGATAATCTTGTTTGATTACAAGATAAAATCCAAAACGTGCCGGTTTGTCTGTGATATGAAGTATAGTTTAATTAATTGCAAGTCAAATTAAGATACATGAAACACAAGATAAACTTAATTGGTTGTAGGGTAAGAAACAAGCGATTACTCGCGGTTGATCAGGAGTTAATGATTGTTTACTAAATGTTGCACTTAATTTCGATTACATAAACATACTCACATATTGCAGATCAAGTCAAATCTAGGCACGAATTATGCCTTACCACACCAATTATCTTTATTTTTAGTTATGTTAATGGTCTTATATTTGATCAATCAATAATATAATGCAAAATAATGAAGAATCCAATTCAATAACATTTAGTTTAATATAAATCAACATTCTGTCATAACACGTATGACGAAGTTCAATCAACCAAATAACATAAGAAACAATGAAATGCTAGTCTTTGTGATCGCATGGCGTTTATTCACACATGGcttgttgagtagagacaacCCCGTTCGGCCCGTGTGCTCAGATTAAACAAACCAACGTGTTGTGACTATTAATGATTTCTTGGGGTGACTGTCAATGCAGCCTCACTTGACTGCTAAAACCCTAGCCTCAACACATAGCACCACTTGTGTATTGACTACCGTCTTCATCATGTGTTTGTGCCTGTTTTTAAGGGTTCAACTAGGAGCGTGTTTGTTGTGTTTTTGGTTCATAATTGTGTTCAGGGGCAACAATTACACTCACAAAATGAACGAAAGCCAGTAATTCTCGTCAACTTCTTTAGAAAGCGAGTCTTCTTTTCACATAAATACCATATTAACAGTAAACCGTGCATTAGCTTGTACCAACTTGGAATTAAAACAAAGTTGAACGCAATGAATTTGAGGATTTTAGATAAAACACTATGTAATGAGTGATTCTATTACCTTGACCAACCAAACAAATTATTTTTCATTCATCGGTAATAGTCCATTCCATTTCGCATCCTATTCGTGCATACCGAAGGCTACAATAATGTAGACATATAAGTTGTAATTGTGATTGTAGATATTATAATGTATATTAACACCCAATTTCAAGATATTAGCATATATACTAATTGGGCTTAATATAAAGTAGTTATTTGTGTTCAATGATTAATGGATTTAATTGAAAATGGACTTTTTTCTGAGtgacaaatttttttttatttatgtcgTCTGTGAGACTTGAACCTAAGATCTCCTAAGGTGTTTAAAGACTTTGCCTTTATCAATGGACCACCACCTCATTGGAAATTGAAAATGGACTTATTTGTTTAAATCATTAATGGATTTAATTGAACATGGACTTGTTTGTTTAAATGTATACAATGAGCACATTGCCAATTTGCCATTGGCCTCCTAGATCTCCCAACAGCAATTGCGCAACAAAACCACCGATATTGAAGTTGTCGGTGGAGGGAGATACACAGTGTTGAGCATGAGGAGGTCGAAAGGACGGATTTTTACCTTGGAACTAAAAAAGTTAAGTTGTATGAAATCTAAAGTTGGCTGTATACCAATCAAAACCATTAGTGTAGACATATAACTTGCAATTGTATTATAGTAAACAAGCGGGTTGGTGTCAAAATTTCTTGGGGGTCACTTGGGATTAAATCGCATGTATTCTAAGGGGGTAGGGGCGCCCATCACTCATCACTCATAATTCATTCACAACTTttaatcaagttccgccatgtcatcaagcATTATGTCCATCACTCACCACCCAACACTTCTTCACGCGTGAAAAATTCAACGCGTTTTCATTTTGACGCGTTATAAAccttgatggcggcggtgttttTTTCATTCCACGCATGTTCAGCCCCCATCAAGGGGTGCCCCTAGTGGCCTAAAAAAATTCATCTGGCTGCACCCAATCCACCCAATCTATGTCCGCCAATGATTAAGGCACATTTTCATAAAATATTACAACGATTCATAATAAGTTAGTAGTCATTATAGTAACACTCTTTTGACAAAAAAATACATCATTTGTTTTGGTGAGAAAAGTAGCGGGTCATGCACAAGAGTTATAAGGTTCATATATTGTGTCATGGATAACTTTTAACGTTTTATCAAATTTCAATTATTAGTGCCATGGATAACTTTTAGTTATTTAGCTCTCATTCATcacttatttacttattttaacCATCAACATTAGTGTATTAGAGTTAGATACCACCGTAGAGTGTCTTAACCCGTATCATAACATAACTtaagggtcaagttattctacaaacgcttctaattgtaagaagtgtaagaagaatttataaagtgacaagtgtccaataacctaaaattaaactcactacatcaccacccaaaacctaaacccccaccccaccccaccaccacccaacaccccccaccccccaaaaacctaaaaaaaatcttaaaaaaactaaacacccaaccccacccccacccaaaaacctaaacccccaccccctcagccaaaaaaaattatttttttttggggggtgggtgATCGGGGAGGGGTGGGTGgaggtgggggtttaggttttgggtggtggtggatgtttaatttttttttctatttttgtatagtgggtttttttaggagtctttgtacccttcttacaattaagatcctttgtatttgatcctaatcccaTAACTTAAATCTCTTTGATTTAACATGAGTTGAAAATTATAAACCCGCTAAGGGAGGCGGGTAACGCTCATTAAAGGGGAAGGGTTGGTGCGCCCCATGCCCATCAACCAATCAAATtgcattcttttttttttgttagattttaatattatttttaataagtATATTTGTAAAATCATTACGCATTAACGGTGGAAAAAACGAGTAAGAGCTCATACCTACATGACAGTGACTTTTTGACGTGACAAACTGATAGTTATAACTTATGAAATCATAACACTTAGCTTAACTAGTTTAATAAATGCACACTAACTAGTTTACTTTTTGTTAATGACAAATGTTACTCACTCTACTTTACACCAATTACTCTAAAATATCCTCTTTGCTCAGGTTCGAATTTGAGACCTCCCTCACAAGAGGCATGTGGCTATACTAAGTGGGCTAGCCTCACATTGGTTCTTTATATATCTGAAAACAAAAAATATACACACCATAAGTAGAGGTGTGTCTGGAACCATAGAACCGAAGCTGACCCGGCCTGCTATCACACACAAACCGGTTTGGCTCTGGCCCTGACCTGACGTTTTGGTAGACGTTGGTCTCTAACTAGAAAAGTAAATGCTTGAGCTTGAGAAACTTCTGGTCCAGTGAGTCCATAAAACTCACTAGGATACGCCGTATTATTGAACCAGACAAAACAACAAGCAATGAAACCAAAGACATATATAGCCGCTAAACTACAAAATCGTGGTTTCTATGTGTCGAATTGGTTTGGGCCCAATAGGTTTTGAACTCAATCAAACCCTTTTTTGGGGCCACCTGGTTTTAAATCCGATCCAAATAGGTTTAAGTGGATTGGGGTTTTCAATCCTAAAACCGGTTCTTAAACTGAACCCATTTGGCCCAAACCGGTTTGGGCccaacacacaaaaaaaaaaaaactcggtCTGGTTTATAAACCCAACCGTTTGGGCCCAACCCGGGTATTTGTACACCTCTAACCATAGTGATAAGACATTAGACATAATGTAAGTGTGATGGGACCACCAATGAAAATAACGGTTGGGGGCCCATTTATGACGAGCCCGCATACTATGACTGCGTATGATTGTATCCATATGCTATTCGCATGGGTAATaaacaaagaaaacaaaaaatGTGGGTGGTGATCTAGGGTTACAACACATACACGTAAACATCTATATATCGCATTAGGTTGTAGACTTGTAGTTATTGCCACCAAGAATTTAACACCAAATGAAGAAATGTGCTGGATTGACACCACAATAAAAACACACATGTAGatataaatatattataaccTGTAATGATGTGGATGAAACAATATAACGATTTAAATGTTTATTGAATAGTTACACATTAATTGATGATGGTACTTTGTATAATAATTGGGTTATGATAATACAAGATACAAGtttcttttaatttttgtttATGTTATCTTGTTGTCAAGGTCTAAAACTTGTTCATTTTGTTTGTTCCAAGAATCGTTGCGATAACACATAACCAAATTAATCATATTTTACGTTGTTGTATTTACTCGATTGATAAACGGTTCGTGTTTAGGTTGACATATATGTTTCGCTAAACAAGTCAACCCACCAACATTTGTTAGTTATATAATGTCTTGATCTAGAGACTCTCCGGGGTTAGTTTAGATTAGGAAATGCTAATGCGGTTTGGTTTTGCTTAAACTGGTTAGATCATATGGCTTGATATGAATTTATGTGTGTTTTCGTCTCATTTTGTTAGTCTGAATGGTATAAAATTTGCTCATAGCGTGTCAGAAACATGTTCTTATCATAGTTATCAAATGCGCTAGGCGCACTCTAGGCGCATAGGGCTCGCCTCTCGCCTAGGCGAGaagcgcaaaaaaagcgagggcctgagaaaaaaaaaagcgcaatcaaataaaaacattaaaaaacaaAGTTATGAACCGGAAAAAGCCAAATCCTCAAATTCCAAAAGTTTTCAAATATCATAAACCTTAAAAATAAAACCAACATAATTATGAATGATCAAAATATCCCAAAACCAAAACTGTTAAAGacttgaaaacaataaaaagttcagacttcaaaaagtaaataaaattcaaaaccaaaTGTTCTTCAACTTTAAAAATCATCGGAGTCGGAGTCGTCATCCACAGCAATTGCCGGCAAATATACTTTAACAGAATCGATACACATACCTGTGGTATTTTTTGCCGGCAAAAAAAAAAGCAGGACTGAATGCTGTGGATACGTATTAGTTGTTATACAGATAACATGAATGAATATTGAATATAAAGATAATATATCTCCTAACTTTTTGGAATTCAAAATATCTTTTAAAATCTGCTGCCTTTTATTTTAGGTTCTAGAATGCCTGTGTTTATTCTTCCTAGAAACATAATAATATTTGCTTATCAGATGTAAAATATGTTTTTATCTCTTAACATGCCATATGGGTTAAGCTAAAAGATTTAACTAAAAGGAATCACGTCAAAGGTCAAATGGGTTGAAATTCATCCAAAGTGTATATAAATGCATAAAAATAATATAGTTTTTTTAGTTTTGTTCCATACATTATTTCTTGGGGTctatgacaaaaaaaaaaaatgtgttaCTGTGTTGGCCCAGCCTATTTCGAACCGCACTTAAAAAGTTTCATGTTTTGTCCATCTCTACTTATCATTGATGAAGTTGGATTTATGTCAATCTGCTCTTGCTCATATTTAGCCGTATGGATATTCCCGACGACATATTTGGCGAGTCGCTAAATTTAGAAGAAACCCACTTAAACGAAGGCTATCAAGAAGGCTATGAAACTGGTTTCGCCTCTGGAAAAGATGATGGGCGGGAAGTTGGATTAAAAACTGGGTTCACAACCGGTGAAGAGTTAGGCTTTTACAGAGGCTGCATTGATGTCTGGAACGCTGTGATTCGAGTCGAGCCAAGTTGCTACTCAGCTAGAgttcaaaagaaaatcaaagagatGGATGAGTTGTTGTTTAAGTATCCGATTTTGGAGCCAGAAAACGAGTCTGTAACGGATATTATGGGGTCGTTAAGGTTGAAGTTTCGGGCTATTTGTGCAACACTGAATGTGAAGTTGGAGTATAACGGGTACCCAAAAGCCTCGGACCCTAATGAGATTCAGTTTTGAGGTCATGGAAACCAACTGTGATATTTTTATGTTATAGCATACCATTAGGAGTTGAGCTGTTTGTAATTGTTGGTTGTTACAAAACCAATTTTAGTAGAAAAAAGCGGAGAACCGCATAAATTTGTGTCTAATATTATTTAACTTTGTGAACATTATTCAATCGCCACCTAGACATGGGAGATGGGACTTCATTACCTCTTCTCACTCATGCATGCAATGAAATAAAATCctcttattaaaaaaattaatatataaaacaaaaaagcCTGATTGGTCAAGCACATGGGGCCCACCACCTTGTCTCCTTTGTTACTCGTTATTGTGGTGGGAGTGTTCAATGACTCCCTTTCAATGACGTCTAGGCAATGagatggggtggggggtgggggtggggatGCATTTTGAAGAAAATGTGAAGAATGTGTTCAAATAAAAAATTCAGCTTTAAACCTGTTAGTGTTGACTTTTCTGTGTAGAATTTTCTTGCTGCCAATCTATATGTTACAACTAATGCAAAAAAATGCAGGAAAATAGTTAAGCATGTATGTTTCAAAAGCAACATTTTATCAACTATAGAAGACTTGTAAATTTGTAATGACTTCTAAATACCACAAAACTGCAGAAGACGTGTAATAACTTCCAGAGTAAATTGTGGTTTTGGTTCTTGTGGTTTAGTGGTTATtgttaattttataaaatataaatatcttGCAATCTACATACCAAGGTTATTATTTATTGCGATATAGTTAATTCATGGTCACATGAGAGACATGTGCCTGCCAGGTATTTTGGTAATAAACCATTTAAATGTTAAAGAAGGGCATTATTTCTTTATACTATGGGAGTATAATTTTATATTGATTACATGAAACTTACATCTACAAATATAGTTAGTGCATGTGAATATGAATATTTTGTTAGTAAATTTTTTTCTAATTATCACAATCTTTATGGGTGAAAATCAATTAGTTTTTTCTTTTGAGTGAAACTCGAGTTCAGCCGACCTTTGCTTCTGCGACTTTTCGGCTTCTGCGACTTTCAGTATCCACGACGATTTTCATCATGATTATCGTAATGGCGATTTTAATTATTATCAGGTTCTTAGCTTCAGTTTTTGGCATCAATGATTCTCGTAAAGTTCGATTTTGTATTTCACGATCTTGTTGTTCGAGTATCTACACGATTGTGATTATGTCATTAATGATTTTGCTAATCGGTTTTTGTGCTTCGATGATTTTGCACGATTTTGTTGTTCAATTCTGCATAATTTTGTTGTATGACTTTGTGTTGCCATTCAATTTCGTTGGTCTAATGTTGTGTGGTTCCTTTTTGTGGTTCAACAATTGTTTTTTTGATCTTGTGTTGCGTTTGATTTTTTGTTCTTATTTTGTTCTAATTTGTGTTGCTATTTAATTTTGTATTCTTACCTTGCTGCATCAGTTTCTTGTCATCATGTTCTTCTTGATGCTCTTTGTGGAATTATTACTCACAAATCTAAGATTTTACAAAGTTGATAGATTAAATATATTATCATAAAAATAATTCAAGGTTATATATACCAACACAAATTATTAACAACTATCGATTTGCTTTTGTGATCAGCTGGATAAGATAGAAGAAGAAACAAGTAATAATGGGTTAaatgaatataaaataaaagGAAAAAAATGACAAATAAATCAGTTAAAATATAGAAAATTGTGGAAAATCATATTTGTTTTCTTTCATTTGAATGGTTAATTACCAAAATAACCAACATATACCTCTCATGTGACTAGGAATTAATTATAAGTTGGATGAAGTTAATGTGGTAGACCAAAACCGCAATAATATAAAAACATTGATATGTAAATTGCAAGACATTTAGATATCAATctcttatactaaagcaaaataattTTGACTTTTTAACCTTGATGTGGCGATGCTATTTGGCCAGAGAATTATTTTTTAGGCGCCATTCTCTCATCCTTCCTTCCTACACTCATTTTTTTGAAACCGCCTCTTCAATTTGGAAACCTAATCAATTCTCTCAATCAATCAGTTGAAACCATTCTCCAATTTGCCAAATTGATTTCTCTTCGCATTCACACGACTTCTCAAAACATCACACATTCAATTTTACAAACCcaaaatctcatctacggtttCATCTCTAGCAGCGATTGTTCCTGGCCCTAGAAATCCCTAAATCTCAAGCATTCAAACTCTCATTTAGGTAtgttttctttgatttttatgATGTAATTCGATAATCGTGTGATTTTTTCGCTTTAATCAATGTTTAATATGTTAATCAttgatatagatatagatatagagtTGTCGAATCGGTTTTGATTTTGTCGCTCAATCGAACCAGGTAATATTTCTGAAAGAGATTCAATTTTCAAATGGGTTACGTGTCTAATTTTCGAGGGTTAAACGAGAATTGAGTCAGTTAGAAACCCTAGATCGATTCTCAAATCAGTTTTGAGTCAGCAAGTAATTGTGAACAAGTTTGATTTGAAGTTCTGGTTGTTAATTGGGCGTTTGGTAGGTTCAATCGAATATTATGATTATGAAGACGAAAACAAAGACAAAGAAGATTATGAAGGGGAAGGAGTCAAGAAGTTGATTTCGTCAGAGAAAATGTAACAAGGTAGTTTTTTTAACTTACCTTAATTGATGTTTATTGACTTCTAATTTGAATATTTGATTATGTAGGTGTTTATTGATGTTTATTCTAGACTTCATTTTgaagatctgatcaagagaattggaAACTGAATGCCAACAATTTGAAGTTTACTCCATGTTCAGTAttcactttttatactttttaatCGATTTTACACATAATTTACCCCTTGCTTTTTGACTTTCTTTGCAACTGATGTGTATATATGCTTttaaattaaatgtattttagTTGCTAGGTTATGATTATGATGCTTACTTTTGTTTTGGACACAGTTGGACACAATTGTACATATTTTGATCCAAGTATTCAACCTGTTCGATGAGATAACAAGACGATTAGTGTCTGGTGTGATTTTGTTTTTTGCCGTTCTTAAATAGGCGGAAATTGATATTGTACTGCAGTTCCATATCATCAACAGGTATGAATCATGACCTATGACTTTGAGAATGATGCAGACCCTAATTTGGTAGaaagtttattgcttttgtagTTTCTTGACAAGAAAAGTTTTTAATTAATAGAGGTGGTAAGATTAGGCACTTAAAGGTTTTTTCTTCCACCAACATCTTATGCCATACGCTAGAGCTTACAAAACATcaaaaaagtatttttttttatagTTCAGAGAGGTGACCCCCCCCCTCACCACATGGATAAATCATTTAATTTAATATGACTAAGCTACTACACCTACTCGATTAGAAGTCTCTTTGAAGCATATAAGTATTTCTCTGTGTGAGAAACGTGTAAATTTCATTCATGTATGCCTCTAAATATTGCAGTTATATCTTTTAGAAAGTTAATTGCACTTAATTTCATATATTTTGCATCCATAACCACTTCTATTACTTAATTTCAGCCATAATTAaagttattttttattattaactATGTCACAGGAACTTAATAAATCTAAGCTAAAGCACACCAAGTTGCAGGAGAGGTACGGGCTTTAGCTAACGGACTTGCTGCACTTAAGTTGTAAGCGTTGCAAAATCACAAGTATTTTGGTTCTCAAGTAAACATCTAGATAATAATAGGTAGAAGTCGTAAAGAAGGGGCAGAGGGCAAGGGTTGGGTAACGAGCTAATATATGTTTGTGTCAAACTCAATACGGGGC contains the following coding sequences:
- the LOC110891268 gene encoding magnesium protoporphyrin IX methyltransferase, chloroplastic, which produces MSFSSTLFSHNIRFATNQLSNPNPKLHNLNNRRSLTVSAIGTDTLDGTTLAVIGGSSVAALAAAISLSDPEKRRQLQAEEVGGGDKEVVRDYFTNDGFQRWKKIYGTTDDVNKVQLDIRIGHAKTVESVMKMLTDEGSLKGVSVCDAGCGTGLLSIPLAKEGAVVSASDISASMVSEAQKQAKEALEGKDGVQIPKFEVSDLESLNGNYDTVVCLDVLIHYPQSKADGMIAHLASLAENRLILSFAPKTFYYDLLKRIGELFPGPSKATRAYLHSEADIERALQKVGWKIRKRGLTTTQFYFSRIVEAVRA
- the LOC110891269 gene encoding protein LTO1 homolog, with protein sequence MDIPDDIFGESLNLEETHLNEGYQEGYETGFASGKDDGREVGLKTGFTTGEELGFYRGCIDVWNAVIRVEPSCYSARVQKKIKEMDELLFKYPILEPENESVTDIMGSLRLKFRAICATLNVKLEYNGYPKASDPNEIQF